A single window of Candidatus Rhabdochlamydia oedothoracis DNA harbors:
- a CDS encoding peptide ABC transporter substrate-binding protein → MSVLRLNMKTEPKTMDPRKGVDRYSMQMHFLFFEGLVKAYPDQSMKLAQAKSYEVSEDKLTYTFHLRDTVWSNNTPVTAYDFEQTWKDILRSDFPSMSASLFSSIKNADAAKQGLVSLDEVGIKAIDAKTLVITLGIPNPYLFKLLSFSAFFPVNIENDRKNPHWPEKVGPNFLCNGPYLLEKWIPSNQVVAKRNPQYRKTEDLHPEKIIFNIVENDAITLEMFEKGLVDVIGDCLTSIPLEALPDLEKKWSISRAPKPSSLFINLNTDKVPFNNSKIRRALGLAINRRELIEISGMDQNQANLSATSMIPPCLKENRCCSFFKDHDIIQARVLLEEGLKELGLTKEVFASVVLYYYAYSSGTNKLMQIIQQQWLKALDLFIKIECLEFGVAIDKLIRRDYSMGFACWIAMFDDPMNSLGKFKSKMHATNFCNWESPEYTQLLNQSFYEEGEARLDILEQAEKVFLSEMPYIPLYHEDYVYIINPRLPFTIPLWCNDRMLIPSKGTK, encoded by the coding sequence ACTCCATGCAAATGCATTTTTTATTTTTTGAAGGGCTTGTGAAAGCATATCCGGACCAATCTATGAAACTAGCTCAAGCTAAATCCTACGAAGTATCAGAAGATAAACTCACCTATACTTTTCACTTAAGAGACACCGTTTGGTCTAATAACACCCCTGTTACGGCTTACGATTTTGAACAAACCTGGAAAGATATTCTTAGATCCGATTTTCCCTCAATGAGTGCATCGTTATTCTCTTCTATAAAAAATGCAGATGCAGCAAAACAAGGGCTTGTTTCTCTAGATGAAGTGGGGATTAAAGCAATAGATGCAAAAACCCTTGTGATTACTTTAGGAATACCGAATCCTTATCTTTTCAAATTGCTATCTTTTAGTGCTTTTTTTCCTGTAAATATAGAAAACGATCGAAAAAATCCCCATTGGCCTGAAAAGGTAGGACCTAATTTTTTATGTAACGGTCCTTATCTATTAGAAAAGTGGATCCCTAGCAATCAAGTCGTTGCTAAACGTAATCCTCAATACCGAAAGACAGAAGATCTACATCCAGAAAAAATCATTTTTAACATAGTTGAAAATGATGCAATAACGTTAGAGATGTTTGAGAAGGGTTTAGTGGATGTAATTGGAGATTGTCTAACCAGTATTCCTTTAGAAGCGCTTCCTGATTTAGAAAAAAAATGGAGCATTTCTCGTGCGCCAAAACCCTCTTCTCTATTCATTAATCTTAATACAGATAAAGTCCCCTTTAATAATTCTAAAATTCGCAGGGCACTTGGGCTCGCGATTAATCGGCGAGAATTAATCGAAATATCTGGTATGGATCAGAATCAAGCAAACCTATCAGCAACGAGTATGATTCCTCCTTGTTTAAAAGAAAATCGCTGTTGTTCTTTTTTTAAAGATCATGATATCATTCAAGCACGCGTTTTGCTGGAAGAAGGATTAAAAGAACTAGGGCTTACCAAAGAGGTTTTTGCATCTGTTGTTCTTTACTATTATGCCTATTCTTCTGGAACAAATAAATTGATGCAAATCATCCAACAGCAATGGTTAAAGGCTTTGGATCTTTTCATTAAGATAGAGTGTTTAGAGTTTGGAGTTGCAATAGACAAACTCATCAGGAGAGATTATTCTATGGGTTTTGCTTGTTGGATTGCCATGTTCGACGACCCTATGAATTCTCTTGGAAAATTTAAATCTAAAATGCATGCAACCAACTTCTGTAACTGGGAAAGTCCAGAATACACGCAATTACTTAACCAATCTTTTTACGAAGAAGGGGAAGCGAGATTGGATATTCTGGAACAAGCGGAAAAAGTTTTTTTAAGCGAGATGCCCTATATTCCTTTATATCATGAGGACTATGTATATATCATAAACCCACGGCTGCCTTTTACCATCCCGCTTTGGTGTAATGATCGGATGTTAATACCTTCAAAAGGTACAAAATAA